A window of Lodderomyces elongisporus chromosome 8, complete sequence genomic DNA:
AGTCGGCGCTTTGTTTATAGTTTGGTATTCATAAGGGTTATTAGACTGATTAAGTTGTGACAGATAgttttgattattttgtGGGGAGCTCGTAGCTAGTTGAGGACTCGATGTAGGTGAAGACTGCTTGAGCTTAAAGCCTCTTGTTGAACGTAGTGAATGTGTATTGAAGTTCTGAAATAATGCCATCTTAAGATTGACTATTTGCACTTGAATATGGAAGATCTGTTTAGAATAAAAAGGCCAAAGCAAGAGAACAGATTATTAAAGTCCTTGCAAATAAGTAAGATAGAAATATAGTATGGTTTGGTTTGAACAACGGAGGGAAAGAAGCAAGAGTAAAcgtaagaagaagaagaagaagaagaagtatgATTTGGATTTTGAGAGAGTTTCATGATGTTTTGGCTTTGCCTGTATTGGTACTCATTATGTATAAATTACGTAAGCTCTATTGTTCCAGTGATCTGCTACAAAACTCGCTACCaattgaattgaaattCACAAACAatactcttttttctttttctttttcttttttttcttcttttttttttcttttaattatttaaaACACTCGAAATCGAACATAAAATCACCAGTTACCCCATTCTCTTCccaattcatttttttttccttctttgaCAACGAGCAGAAAACTTCACGCTAGTTTAATTAGCCTGAACCCAAGACTTTGACCATTAGTCATTATTGTTCTatctgttttattttttttaatcaagTAGCTAACGGAAAAGTGGTACATTTTGTgattttaaattttcttttccattgaTTTCCTCAAAATacagaaattaaaaaaggaaaaatcaaaaccGACTACAATGGAAGTAAGTCCAATATCATTGagtaagaagaagaaaaagactgCAGATGCCAGTGATTCTGTTGGTCATTCTGAAGTTCACATTGACGCAGTTACGGGTACTGGGGACAATGCGCAAGAGCCAAGTAGTAATGTTGACCAGCTATCAAGTGCCCCAAACAAAGTAGAATACACCGACGAATTGAATAAATTGGGTAGTCCAAACAGTGGTGATGTCCAAAAAGttggttttgaaaaagattctGAAGCAGAAAGTAAGAATTATGCTTTGTCTTTTGAGACTGATGTAAATCAAGCAAAATCGGTACAAACCAACGAAAGCGACGACGATCTGAACGATACCGCATCAGTAGGCAATGATGATTTGGTGGAGCGTGAAGATGTCTCCTCAGTAGATATTGTTGACAATAACAATGataaaggagaagaagaaaatcatgaagaagaacacgaagaagatgacgatgattATGATCCCGAGAGTTTAGATGATTTGGTGACGGCAAAATCCAAATCTGTGACACCAATAGTAAAAACTGTAAGGTTCAAGGAGGGCCGAGAAGAAATCGAGCCTAGCCCCAATGGTAGTGAAGAAGATATCAGATTAGgcaatgatgataatgatgaagatgaagaagatgatgatgatcaTAGTAATGAAGATAAATACGAGGGTGGCAAAGGCAATAAATCGATATTGTCATCATCGCCAGAAATTGTAGCCTCGTCAAACGCACCACCCTCTTCTTCAGAGCAAAGTGGACAGAGTAGAGAGATGCAAATGATTAAGGACTTGTATGATACTGTACTTTTGGCCGAAACTGAGAAAAACCCCAACTTTGGTAGTTTGTCACCATTTGAGCAGTCACAAATTCTTCTGAAGGAAATGGAGATTAAGTGTGCAGAACTCCAGGATTCTTTTAACAACTACGATCAAGTATACTCTTACAATAAACCATCAAGCAACATAAGAAATTCCATTCCACTAATACCAGTTAATGAATTTTGCCGTCGTCCTAACATAACAATCTCACCAActagagaagaagaatcagAATACAAGGAATTCATTGAACGTGAAAACCGTTTTACAAGATTGCAAGACTGGGACGACTATCCTGACAAACTGAGACTATTTGTAGGTAATTTACCGGCAAACACCATTTCCAAGCGAGATTTGTTTCGTATATTCAACAAGTATGGCGAGGTTGAGCAAGTGCTTATCAAAGGTGGTTATGGGTTTGTACAATTCAAGACCGCTGATGCTTGCGCCGACTGTGTTAAAGGCGAGAGTAATGTTCCATTACATAATAAATACTTGAGATTTGATCCGTCAAAGCCGTTAAAACCCAAGGCAGCCAGTCACAGAGATGCAAATAACGCCTCTATAGCTTTAGACGGAAGAGGGCGTGAAAGAGaagcacaacaacaacaacaacaacaacaacaacaacaacagcacgagaatgaaaaagatagTACAGCCCAGAAAGTAGATGACCCGGAAAAAGGAGAcatagaagaagaagaagaagaagaagaagatgaagatgatgaaacAAGCACTcgaaaaaaacagaaattaAATCGTGATTGTATTATCGTGATAACTGATAaatcatcaatttcttttgttcgCAGAGTGCAAAAGGCTATTGCCAATGCTCGTGTTACATTCGATCTAGAAGATGTGGCACAACAGGATCTAAGCGACGTTTTGAGCGAGGCAGCATACTCAGGTGTTCTTGGTGTATGTGTTGTGAAGGAGAATAAGGTGGATGTACAGACGTACGAGGAAAACGACGAAGGCGAAATCAAATTTGACGAATATGCTGATATCGAGCCTGAGGAGGCTAGTGAAGTATTGAAAGCTGCAAAACATCAGCAATATGGCGACAATCTACCAGCATACGAATTTGCCGATTCTAAA
This region includes:
- the NAB3 gene encoding nuclear polyadenylated RNA-binding protein 3; amino-acid sequence: MEVSPISLSKKKKKTADASDSVGHSEVHIDAVTGTGDNAQEPSSNVDQLSSAPNKVEYTDELNKLGSPNSGDVQKVGFEKDSEAESKNYALSFETDVNQAKSVQTNESDDDSNDTASVGNDDLVEREDVSSVDIVDNNNDKGEEENHEEEHEEDDDDYDPESLDDLVTAKSKSVTPIVKTVRFKEGREEIEPSPNGSEEDIRLGNDDNDEDEEDDDDHSNEDKYEGGKGNKSILSSSPEIVASSNAPPSSSEQSGQSREMQMIKDLYDTVLLAETEKNPNFGSLSPFEQSQILSKEMEIKCAELQDSFNNYDQVYSYNKPSSNIRNSIPLIPVNEFCRRPNITISPTREEESEYKEFIERENRFTRLQDWDDYPDKSRLFVGNLPANTISKRDLFRIFNKYGEVEQVLIKGGYGFVQFKTADACADCVKGESNVPLHNKYLRFDPSKPLKPKAASHRDANNASIALDGRGREREAQQQQQQQQQQQQHENEKDSTAQKVDDPEKGDIEEEEEEEEDEDDETSTRKKQKLNRDCIIVITDKSSISFVRRVQKAIANARVTFDLEDVAQQDLSDVLSEAAYSGVLGVCVVKENKVDVQTYEENDEGEIKFDEYADIEPEEASEVLKAAKHQQYGDNLPAYEFADSKQLNTAQKDRNENQRNNQAHFGRKNQMDRQQKHSRGDRNHDSGFKQNHNQDWKQNHDQFSQYSNPQQQYPSFSSVPSVSGVAVGPNSMYASSVSAMPAQNMQPSSAFQFGSPQIAPSFNQFGSQPHTQPDSNNLMQMLQGLNPSQVQSMISILQQQNPQETTSFIAPQQQPAQPQTYSQPITQSAHRPMQPMQPMQPQPQPYSQSTTQPVQLQPYGQSPPQPQPYGQVPKINYNEGGHIGRRGDSRGGRRPSGPKRQNHRRNNYGGTLNGQLPYGNVPPPSYGGIGGSNSAGYQHPRKQQEEFLKQQKQKQNQQQQQQLQQQQQSPQDQANALLSHLQQGLNPYSQQ